The following proteins come from a genomic window of Lytechinus pictus isolate F3 Inbred chromosome 1, Lp3.0, whole genome shotgun sequence:
- the LOC129257649 gene encoding protein phosphatase 2C-like domain-containing protein 1, with the protein MSSDISSVSGGGGVAPSVLQIKTRHLVRPPTPETMITDRPNDPDISIFCEKCHEFISVRATQEHRNFHSALTVLGYTGKEQPESVKGLLKKRQELMVALNKKSNPDRPVSLNRLQKINEAFELVKSHLEETYEELIHSKENFIYDCQGISLNCSAPCVRAVGICSNDNSRWKSKMEDTRVFQDYYGNDVNKCFFGIYDGYNGRFAADVAANDLHHVFLNELQKVDDKVSCTCAVNLADKNDLTDYQLERGSPIVRSDSIRHILHEESVNIIQQIMHTCESNLMKISNDDSQLSQRDRPMRKKKNKNPEYEKVSQAYHNTYLYLDQYLSYGINETSLVRWSGCSALSLLISSEEHVGVEDGKDGNKVGNKDKDIPNDNEATEEKKDGEKETEEGEKGSASEDPEKETKEDDALLEELGVLHIANAGNTQAVLCRAGKAYSLSKDHTPGNQQERSRVEKTGASIHAGGPNGRVNGILDTTRGLGNYGDPQLKKAVIPDPYTTSIKIDQHAEFIVMASCGLWDVLTDEEVISLVKQTLAIRQSRTEAENVPDGFGGYGLSDDTTYGEDFLGESYVTGLGTSYDQAGFDNTVSSVIDIDAAEGDEANVQKKQFRNPLQSLKEDADDEDDGDDDANSKSQINWNEPLTDKDTDDHQKTTSNEGNNQKKSIRVKGVVDAKAESENETVSDMKNYKEEFNDNASMKTDFESLISALCEDGNEADVETLTELHTFYAKSRLSDGRSIVDKKEEYRLTAEMISERLVQSALLAGSRDNITIMVILLHGCQL; encoded by the exons ATGAGCAGTGATATTTCCTCTGTGTCTGGAGGTGGGGGTGTGGCCCCTTCTGTCCTTCAGATCAAGACCCGTCATCTTGTTCGGCCACCAACCCCAGAGACAATGATAACTGATAGGCCTAATGACCCAGATATCAGCATATTCTGTGAGAAATGCCATGAGTTCATCAGTGTAAGAGCCACCCAAGAACACAGGAACTTCCACAGTGCTCTTACTGTGCTTGGCTACACCGGCAAGGAACAACCTGAAAGTGTGAAGGGCCTGCTCAAAAAGAGACAAGAGCTCATGGTTGCTTTAAACAAGAAAAGCAACCCAGACAGACCTGTATCCTTGAACAGGCTGCAGAAGATCAATGAGGCTTTTGAGCTTGTAAAATCCCATCTTGAGGAAACTTATGAAGAACTGATCCACAGTAAGGAGAATTTCATCTATGACTGTCAAGGTATATCTCTGAACTGCAGCGCCCCATGTGTGAGGGCAGTGGGAATTTGCTCCAATGATAATAGCCGTTGGAAGTCAAAGATGGAGGATACCCGAGTATTCCAAGACTATTATGGCAATGATGTTAACAAATGTTTCTTTGGTATTTATGATGGCTATAATGGTAGGTTTGCTGCAGACGTAGCTGCAAATGACCTTCACCATGTCTTCCTTAATGAGCTTCAGAAGGTTGATGATAAGGTCTCCTGTACTTGCGCCGTTAACCTTGCCGATAAGAATGATCTGACGGACTATCAGCTTGAGCGAGGCTCTCCTATCGTGCGGAGTGACAGCATCCGTCACATATTACATGAAGAAAGCGTCAACATCATCCAACAGATCATGCATACATGTGAGAGCAACCTGATGAAGATAAGCAATGATGACAGCCAGCTATCACAGAGAGACAGGCCTATgcgaaagaagaaaaataaaaatcctgAGTATGAGAAGGTTTCCCAGGCTTACCATAATACCTACCTATATCTTGATCAGTATCTTTCATATGGAATTAATGAAACCTCACTGGTTCGCTGGAGTGGATGTTCAGCTCTGTCTCTTCTCATAAGTAGTGAGGAACATGTTGGAGTTGAGGATGGAAAGGATGGAAACAAAGTTGGTAATAAAGATAAAGACATTCCAAATGATAATGAAGcaacagaagaaaagaaagatggaGAGAAGGAGACTGAAGAGGGTGAAAAAGGCAGTGCATCAGAGGATCCAGAAAAGGAAACCAAAGAAGATGATGCTCTGCTGGAAGAGCTTGGTGTTTTGCACATTGCAAATGCTG GAAATACCCAAGCAGTCCTCTGCAGAGCTGGGAAGGCATATAGTCTATCAAAAGATCACACTCCTGGAAATCAACAGGAGAGGTCACGTGTGGAGAAGACAGGTGCATCAATCCATGCAGGGGGTCCAAATGGGCGGGTCAATGGCATCCTGGACACCACAAGAGGTCTAGGTAACTATGGAGACCCACAACTCAAGAAGGCAGTCATCCCTGATCCATACACAACCAGCATCAAGATTGATCAGCATGCTGAGTTTATTGTCATGGCATCCTGTGGCTTGTGGGATGTACTGACCGATGAGGAGGTCATCTCATTGGTCAAGCAGACCCTTGCCATTCGCCAGTCACGAACAGAGGCGGAGAATGTTCCGGACGGATTTGGTGGCTATGGGTTGTCAGACGATACAACATATGGAGAGGATTTCCTTGGTGAGTCATATGTGACAGGGTTGGGCACCAGTTACGACCAGGCAGGATTTGACAATACAGTATCATCAGTCATTGACATAGATGCTGCTGAGGGAGACGAGGCCAATGTCCAGAAGAAGCAGTTTAGAAATCCACTTCAGTCATTGAAGGAGGATgccgatgatgaagatgatggtgatgatgatgccaaCAGCAAGTCACAGATAAACTGGAATGAACCTCTTACTGATAAGGACACTGATGATCATCAGAAAACAACATCCAATGAAGGGAACAATCAGAAGAAAAGTATCAGGGTGAAAGGTGTTGTGGATGCTAAGGCAGAGAGCGAAAACGAGACGGTCTCTGACATGAAAAACTACAAGGAAGAATTCAACGACAATGCAAGCATGAAGACAGACTTTGAAAGCCTGATTTCTGCACTCTGTGAGGATGGGAATGAAGCAGATGTTGAAACTCTGACAGAGCTCCACACCTTCTATGCAAAGTCCCGGCTTTCCGATGGACGTAGTATTGTAGATAAGAAGGAAGAGTATAGATTAACTGCGGAAATGATCAGTGAAAGACTAGTTCAGAGTGCCTTATTGGCTGGCTCAAGGGATAATATCACTATTATGGTCATTCTTCTTCATGGTTGCCAATTGTGA